One window of Marinomonas primoryensis genomic DNA carries:
- a CDS encoding GNAT family N-acetyltransferase — protein MITWHCQPFNELSTHILYDLLRLRCDVFVVEQNCPFPELDGLDTLPSTQHLFALQDNQLVAYARLLAEGDSYSGYSSIGRVVVAPQSRKDKMGHTLMSHAIKHATTLWPTSPIKIGAQSHLENFYKSHGFITVSAPYMEDGIEHYIMTRELEVTR, from the coding sequence ATGATAACATGGCATTGTCAGCCGTTTAACGAGCTGTCTACTCACATCCTTTATGATTTACTTAGACTTCGCTGTGATGTTTTTGTGGTTGAGCAGAACTGCCCTTTTCCGGAATTAGACGGCTTGGATACATTACCCAGCACTCAACATCTTTTTGCCTTACAAGACAATCAACTCGTAGCCTATGCAAGATTGTTGGCCGAAGGTGATTCGTATTCAGGTTACAGCAGCATAGGACGCGTCGTTGTTGCACCGCAAAGCCGCAAGGATAAAATGGGTCATACATTGATGAGTCATGCAATTAAACATGCAACGACTCTATGGCCAACCAGTCCGATCAAAATTGGCGCTCAATCGCATCTTGAAAATTTTTATAAATCCCACGGTTTTATAACGGTTTCCGCGCCTTACATGGAAGATGGCATAGAACATTATATTATGACGCGGGAACTTGAAGTAACGCGTTAA
- a CDS encoding Lrp/AsnC family transcriptional regulator: MKEITLDRTDYKIIKALEKNGRISNTQLAQAINLSQSQCLRRLRLLEEMNVISGYRAKVNYQKLGYSVMAWTLVTVSKDTPNARDNVMHFLQQQSAAINVHGVTGDVDLIVEVCAKNMAEFTDLVVKQLYAHADVVSTKSYICLDTAKQDGSPLDNV; encoded by the coding sequence ATGAAAGAAATCACCTTAGACCGTACAGACTACAAAATAATCAAAGCATTAGAGAAAAATGGTCGTATAAGCAATACTCAACTGGCTCAAGCCATCAACCTGTCTCAATCACAATGTTTAAGACGCTTACGCTTATTAGAAGAAATGAACGTTATTAGCGGCTACCGAGCAAAAGTGAACTATCAAAAGCTCGGCTATAGTGTCATGGCTTGGACTCTGGTGACCGTCAGTAAAGATACACCAAATGCACGGGATAACGTGATGCATTTCCTACAACAACAAAGCGCAGCGATAAATGTGCATGGTGTCACTGGTGATGTGGATTTAATCGTAGAAGTGTGTGCCAAAAACATGGCTGAATTTACGGATTTGGTTGTCAAACAACTTTATGCTCACGCTGATGTAGTGAGTACAAAATCTTATATTTGTTTAGACACCGCCAAACAAGATGGCAGCCCTCTTGATAACGTCTAA
- a CDS encoding RSP_7527 family protein: MKNNQTIAELLANVNSAYLTDAEKYEAIARAERAEYIVAGISSAIKAVKKAALKLKAVFVSSSAQHA, from the coding sequence ATGAAAAACAATCAAACTATTGCTGAATTATTAGCAAACGTTAACTCAGCATACCTAACAGACGCTGAAAAATACGAAGCAATCGCACGTGCAGAACGCGCTGAATACATTGTTGCAGGTATATCTTCTGCTATTAAAGCCGTTAAAAAAGCAGCACTGAAATTAAAAGCCGTTTTCGTATCATCTTCTGCTCAGCACGCTTAA
- a CDS encoding aminotransferase class V-fold PLP-dependent enzyme, with amino-acid sequence MAPLLDLAFVRSQFPAFKEPSLSGQAFFDNAGGSYACKAVIDHLDQYYRETKLQPYHLHPAAQKAGAQMDLAYKRLASYLNVDTSEVHLGPSTSQNTYVLAQAFGKILKEGDEVIVTNQDHEANIGVWRALSSRGVVIKEWRVDSKTGSLNINDLEQLFTKRTKLLAFTHCSNVVAEINPVAEICARARAANVMTLVDGVSFAGHGLPDIDALGADVYLFSLYKAYGTHLGVMVIRNAIADKLGNQAHYFNEAYRQKWFVPAGPDHAQVAASRGVLDYFDALHDYHFDEGGSALEKAQRVRVLFHDAEQVLLAKLLKYIDQHPKLTLLGPTDPLKRAATVAIIPKGQTPQELAQKLVDQGIICGAGHFYAVRLLEAMGVDSNTGVVRLSFVHYTQPEEIDQLIQALEMALK; translated from the coding sequence ATGGCACCTTTGTTAGATTTGGCGTTCGTTCGTTCTCAATTTCCGGCTTTTAAAGAGCCATCTTTATCCGGTCAGGCTTTTTTTGATAATGCAGGTGGTTCCTATGCTTGCAAAGCCGTTATTGATCATTTGGACCAGTATTACCGAGAAACAAAACTCCAGCCTTATCACCTTCACCCTGCTGCACAAAAAGCCGGTGCGCAGATGGATTTGGCTTATAAACGCTTAGCGTCCTATTTGAATGTAGATACAAGTGAAGTACACCTTGGGCCTTCGACTTCTCAGAATACGTATGTGCTGGCACAGGCGTTTGGCAAGATTCTGAAAGAAGGCGATGAGGTTATTGTGACCAATCAAGATCACGAAGCGAACATCGGTGTTTGGCGTGCTTTGTCGTCTCGTGGCGTCGTCATTAAAGAGTGGCGAGTTGATTCGAAAACGGGGTCTTTGAATATCAACGATCTAGAGCAACTTTTTACTAAACGAACCAAGTTATTGGCGTTCACTCATTGTTCCAATGTGGTGGCAGAAATCAACCCAGTAGCAGAAATTTGCGCGCGAGCAAGAGCGGCAAATGTGATGACACTGGTTGATGGTGTGTCGTTTGCGGGCCATGGGTTACCAGATATAGATGCACTCGGCGCCGATGTTTATTTATTTTCGCTTTATAAAGCGTATGGCACGCATCTTGGTGTGATGGTTATTCGTAATGCCATTGCAGATAAACTAGGCAATCAAGCGCATTATTTTAATGAAGCCTATCGTCAAAAATGGTTTGTACCTGCAGGTCCAGATCATGCTCAAGTAGCAGCCAGTCGTGGTGTGCTGGACTATTTTGATGCCTTGCATGATTATCATTTTGATGAGGGCGGTTCAGCTCTTGAAAAGGCCCAACGTGTAAGAGTATTGTTTCATGACGCCGAGCAGGTGTTGTTAGCTAAGTTGCTTAAATATATTGATCAACATCCTAAACTGACATTGCTTGGTCCTACTGATCCTTTAAAAAGAGCGGCGACGGTTGCTATTATTCCTAAAGGCCAAACACCTCAAGAACTGGCTCAAAAACTGGTTGATCAAGGTATTATTTGTGGTGCAGGCCATTTTTATGCGGTTCGCTTGCTAGAAGCAATGGGGGTGGATTCTAATACTGGTGTTGTTAGGTTGTCATTTGTTCATTACACACAACCAGAAGAAATTGATCAGCTGATACAGGCCTTAGAAATGGCACTTAAATAG
- a CDS encoding DOPA 4,5-dioxygenase family protein, translating into MNQFPLHRDIKAFHAHLYYADEAGVEIAKQVAEQAAELFDIRIGRFHQKPVGPHPVWSCQLSFASETFGQIIPWLMLNRQSLDVFVHPLTGNDYVDHTQGVSWLGRAYTLDISQFKPLAK; encoded by the coding sequence ATGAATCAATTTCCTTTACATCGTGACATAAAAGCATTCCATGCTCATCTTTATTATGCGGACGAAGCGGGTGTTGAGATAGCCAAGCAGGTTGCAGAGCAAGCGGCTGAATTGTTTGATATCCGTATTGGGCGTTTTCATCAGAAACCCGTTGGTCCACATCCCGTTTGGAGTTGTCAGTTGTCGTTTGCTTCAGAAACGTTTGGTCAAATTATTCCTTGGCTGATGTTAAACCGACAGTCTTTAGATGTTTTTGTTCATCCACTAACTGGCAATGATTACGTAGATCATACTCAGGGTGTTAGTTGGTTAGGGCGGGCATACACCCTGGACATTTCACAGTTTAAGCCGTTAGCTAAATGA
- a CDS encoding FKBP-type peptidyl-prolyl cis-trans isomerase, which yields MQITENAVVSMHYTLTDEQGQELDSSVGQEPLVFLSGAQNIIDGLDKALQGKAAGDKLAVSVEPEDGYGAVHEELIQKVPTENFQGVDDIEIGMQFMAQTPGGQQPVTVIAVEDDGIMLDGNHPLAGKTLKFDVEIIEVREALAEELEHGHVHGEGGHQH from the coding sequence ATGCAAATCACAGAAAACGCCGTTGTTAGCATGCATTACACATTGACAGACGAACAAGGCCAAGAGCTAGACTCTTCTGTAGGTCAAGAGCCTTTAGTATTTTTAAGTGGCGCTCAGAACATCATTGATGGCCTAGATAAAGCACTTCAAGGCAAAGCAGCGGGTGATAAACTTGCGGTATCGGTTGAGCCTGAAGATGGCTACGGCGCAGTACATGAAGAACTTATCCAGAAAGTACCAACAGAAAATTTTCAAGGCGTTGATGATATTGAAATTGGCATGCAGTTCATGGCACAAACGCCAGGCGGCCAACAACCTGTTACTGTTATCGCGGTAGAAGATGATGGCATTATGCTTGATGGTAACCATCCATTGGCTGGTAAAACGTTGAAGTTTGATGTTGAGATTATTGAAGTTCGCGAAGCATTGGCTGAAGAGTTAGAGCATGGTCATGTGCATGGCGAAGGTGGTCATCAACACTAG
- the bluB gene encoding 5,6-dimethylbenzimidazole synthase, producing the protein MNITQEERDAVYKTIFSRRDVRREFKPDPIPNDVLERVLLAAHHAPSVGFMQPWDFIIVQSPESKTKIKQGFLQAHAEATELFEGQRKEDYKSLKLEGIEEAPLGICVTCDRSRTGSVVLGRTAKPEMDLFSSVCAVQNLWLAARAENLGVGWVSIVHDHVIRDTLNIPESIDIIAYLCVGYVDIFHDTPDLERSGWLPRRDVSSAVHFESWPDSK; encoded by the coding sequence ATGAACATCACTCAAGAAGAACGAGACGCGGTTTACAAAACTATTTTTTCGCGTCGTGATGTGCGCAGAGAGTTCAAACCAGACCCCATCCCTAATGATGTTCTAGAGCGCGTATTGCTCGCAGCTCACCACGCACCAAGCGTTGGTTTTATGCAGCCTTGGGATTTCATTATTGTGCAAAGCCCTGAATCCAAAACGAAAATCAAACAAGGTTTTCTACAAGCTCATGCAGAAGCGACTGAGCTATTTGAAGGTCAGCGCAAAGAAGACTATAAAAGCCTTAAACTTGAAGGTATTGAAGAAGCGCCATTGGGTATTTGCGTCACCTGTGATCGTAGTAGAACCGGTTCCGTTGTCTTAGGCCGAACCGCTAAACCGGAAATGGATTTATTCAGTTCCGTATGTGCAGTGCAAAACCTATGGTTAGCGGCGAGGGCTGAAAACCTCGGAGTGGGCTGGGTAAGTATTGTTCACGATCATGTCATACGCGACACACTCAACATCCCCGAATCCATCGATATTATTGCGTATTTATGCGTGGGTTATGTCGACATTTTTCATGACACTCCAGACCTTGAAAGATCAGGTTGGTTGCCTAGGCGAGACGTTAGTTCAGCGGTTCATTTTGAATCTTGGCCTGACTCTAAATAA
- a CDS encoding carboxymuconolactone decarboxylase family protein produces MDNSRFDLGLALLSKIDGEAGHNVIDSLQDICPDLARFTIEYPFGDIYSRPGLDLKSREIATVAALTALGNCRPQLKVHLNAALNVGCSEDEIKEVLLQMSVYAGFPSALNGMFAFKEVLQERQN; encoded by the coding sequence ATGGATAACTCAAGATTTGACTTAGGTTTAGCGCTGCTTTCTAAGATTGACGGAGAAGCGGGGCATAATGTGATAGATAGCCTGCAAGACATTTGCCCTGATTTGGCTCGATTCACCATTGAATATCCATTTGGTGATATTTACTCACGACCCGGCTTGGATCTTAAGTCCAGAGAGATCGCCACCGTCGCAGCATTAACCGCGTTAGGTAATTGCCGACCTCAACTTAAAGTCCACCTGAACGCTGCTTTAAATGTTGGTTGCAGTGAAGACGAAATAAAAGAAGTGTTATTGCAAATGTCAGTCTACGCAGGCTTTCCATCGGCATTGAATGGCATGTTTGCTTTCAAAGAAGTGTTGCAAGAACGACAGAACTAA
- a CDS encoding MerR family transcriptional regulator, with protein sequence MNMKEFSLCVGLSAHTLRYYEKIGLIKNVQRNTSGHRSYTKKEVDWVGFIVRLKETGMALENILQYAELREVGVMTVFERQQLLERHKERLKAHIVLQQNHLEALDRKIDLYKANKVS encoded by the coding sequence ATGAACATGAAAGAGTTCTCATTGTGCGTTGGATTATCGGCTCATACATTGCGTTATTACGAAAAAATCGGATTGATAAAAAATGTTCAACGTAATACCAGTGGTCATCGGTCTTATACAAAAAAAGAGGTAGATTGGGTTGGTTTTATTGTTCGTTTGAAAGAAACGGGGATGGCTCTGGAAAATATACTGCAGTACGCGGAATTACGAGAGGTCGGGGTAATGACAGTCTTTGAACGTCAGCAACTGTTAGAGCGCCATAAAGAACGGTTAAAAGCGCACATAGTGTTGCAGCAGAACCATCTAGAGGCGCTAGACAGGAAGATTGATTTGTATAAAGCCAACAAAGTGAGTTGA
- a CDS encoding GNAT family N-acetyltransferase — protein MLIRPACVDDAAAIALVAAGLGYKEEAAKHSAVQRLERLLGSNDDRAWVAELDGVVIGWLHAQHAFRMASADFIEILGLSVSAEARFKGAGRVLVEQARRWASEEHVTLRVRTNDIREEAKKFYLALDFLLVKRQSIFELSL, from the coding sequence ATGCTAATTCGACCTGCATGTGTGGATGACGCCGCAGCCATTGCGCTAGTGGCGGCTGGATTGGGTTACAAAGAGGAGGCTGCCAAACATTCTGCTGTTCAGAGGCTTGAGCGTTTGCTAGGTTCTAACGACGATAGGGCTTGGGTGGCTGAATTAGATGGCGTGGTGATTGGCTGGCTTCATGCGCAACATGCTTTTCGAATGGCTTCTGCAGATTTTATTGAAATACTGGGATTGTCAGTCTCGGCCGAAGCCCGTTTCAAAGGGGCTGGACGTGTCTTGGTTGAACAAGCTAGACGGTGGGCATCAGAAGAACATGTGACGTTGCGAGTTCGAACCAATGACATTCGGGAAGAGGCTAAAAAATTCTATTTGGCCTTAGATTTTTTATTGGTGAAAAGGCAATCTATTTTTGAATTGTCGCTTTAA
- a CDS encoding sodium:solute symporter family protein, with the protein MDQFTINLLFVGGSFALYFGIAFWARAGSTKEFYVAGGGVHPVLNGMATAADWMSAASFISMAGLIAAGGYANSTFLMGWTGGYVLLAMLLAPYLRKFGKFTVPDFIGDRFYSQTARLVAVACLIIASVTYVIGQMTGAGVAFSRFLEVDSSTGLMIAAAVVFFYAVLGGMKGITYTQVAQYVVLIIAYTIPAIFISLQLTDTFIPAIGLFSTHTESGLPLLQKLDEVVRELGFRDYTADVENKLNMVLFTLSLMIGTAGLPHVIIRFFTVPKVADARWSAAWALVFIALLYLTAPAVASMARLNLLTTIYPSGPTEQPIEYAERPDWVQTWEKTGLIKFEDKNGDGRVQFYNDVPAFQEEATARGWEGNELDVNRDILVLANPEIANLPGWVVGLIAAGGLAAALSTAAGLLLAISSAISHDLIKGTINPNISDKGELRAARISMFVAIIVATYLGMNPPGFAAQVVALAFGIAAASIFPALMMGIFSKRVNSTGAVAGMLAGLTSTLVYIFLFLGWFFVPGTASFANTPDNWLFGISPLSFGAIGAVINFVVAFTVSSMTAPPPKEIQDLVESVRYPQGAGGAVDH; encoded by the coding sequence ATGGATCAGTTTACTATTAACCTACTTTTCGTCGGCGGTTCCTTTGCGCTCTACTTTGGTATTGCATTTTGGGCACGAGCTGGATCAACGAAAGAGTTCTACGTCGCCGGCGGTGGTGTCCATCCTGTATTAAACGGTATGGCAACCGCAGCAGACTGGATGTCTGCGGCCTCTTTCATCTCTATGGCCGGCTTAATTGCCGCTGGTGGTTACGCTAACTCAACCTTCTTAATGGGTTGGACTGGTGGTTATGTATTGCTTGCCATGTTGTTAGCACCTTACTTACGTAAATTTGGTAAGTTTACTGTGCCAGACTTCATTGGTGATCGTTTCTACAGCCAAACGGCTCGACTGGTTGCTGTGGCGTGTTTAATCATTGCATCGGTTACTTACGTTATCGGCCAAATGACGGGGGCTGGCGTGGCCTTCTCTCGCTTCTTGGAAGTCGATAGTAGTACCGGCTTAATGATCGCTGCTGCTGTGGTATTTTTCTACGCAGTACTCGGTGGAATGAAAGGCATTACCTATACTCAGGTCGCTCAGTATGTTGTGTTAATCATTGCTTATACCATTCCTGCTATTTTCATATCTTTGCAACTAACCGATACTTTTATTCCAGCCATCGGTCTTTTCTCTACTCACACTGAGTCTGGTTTGCCTCTGTTGCAAAAACTGGACGAAGTAGTTCGAGAACTTGGTTTCCGTGATTACACAGCGGATGTTGAGAACAAACTGAACATGGTTCTGTTCACACTGTCCTTAATGATCGGTACCGCAGGTCTACCACACGTTATCATTCGTTTCTTCACCGTACCAAAAGTAGCCGATGCACGTTGGTCTGCCGCTTGGGCATTAGTCTTCATCGCATTGCTGTACCTTACAGCGCCTGCGGTTGCGTCTATGGCTCGTCTGAACCTATTAACGACGATTTACCCATCCGGTCCAACAGAACAACCGATTGAATACGCCGAGCGCCCAGATTGGGTTCAAACGTGGGAAAAAACCGGTTTGATCAAGTTTGAAGATAAGAATGGTGATGGTCGTGTCCAGTTCTATAACGACGTTCCAGCATTTCAAGAAGAGGCAACAGCTCGTGGTTGGGAAGGCAATGAGTTAGACGTTAACCGAGACATTCTTGTATTGGCAAACCCTGAAATTGCCAACCTTCCAGGTTGGGTTGTTGGTCTAATCGCAGCAGGTGGTTTAGCGGCCGCACTATCAACCGCAGCAGGCTTATTGCTAGCCATATCCTCCGCGATCAGTCATGACTTAATAAAAGGCACAATAAACCCCAATATCAGTGATAAGGGGGAATTGCGAGCCGCAAGGATATCCATGTTCGTCGCCATCATTGTGGCCACGTACTTAGGAATGAACCCACCAGGCTTCGCAGCTCAGGTGGTGGCATTGGCCTTCGGTATTGCTGCGGCCTCTATCTTCCCAGCGTTGATGATGGGTATTTTCTCGAAACGCGTAAACAGCACCGGCGCCGTTGCTGGTATGTTAGCGGGTTTGACCTCAACCTTGGTTTACATCTTCTTGTTCCTAGGTTGGTTCTTTGTCCCAGGAACAGCATCTTTTGCCAACACACCAGATAACTGGTTGTTCGGTATATCACCATTGTCCTTTGGTGCTATTGGTGCCGTGATTAACTTTGTCGTCGCGTTTACTGTCTCTTCAATGACAGCGCCGCCGCCAAAAGAAATCCAAGACCTTGTAGAAAGCGTTCGTTACCCTCAAGGTGCGGGTGGTGCGGTTGATCACTAA
- a CDS encoding uracil-DNA glycosylase family protein: MSQETFIALKEAVLSCQHCASLLPNPPEPIIQIHPSAKILIAGQAPGQKAHDSGRPFDDLSGDRLRDWLGVPVNVFYDAQQVAILPMGFCFPGHAYYKSGPSAGKISGDVPPRPECAVKWRETILNQLTHVELTVVLGAYAQKYHLGRSGNLTEQVKAWQYWLEQGILVLPHPSPRNNRWLKQNPWFEAEVLPALKQRVNALLQVPAS; this comes from the coding sequence ATGTCACAAGAAACTTTCATAGCATTAAAAGAGGCCGTTTTATCTTGCCAGCATTGTGCGAGTCTTCTTCCAAATCCCCCTGAACCGATTATTCAAATTCATCCTAGTGCAAAAATACTCATTGCAGGTCAGGCTCCGGGGCAAAAGGCCCATGATAGTGGCCGCCCTTTTGATGATCTTAGTGGTGATCGGTTAAGAGATTGGCTTGGTGTGCCTGTGAACGTATTTTATGACGCCCAGCAAGTGGCTATTTTACCAATGGGCTTTTGTTTCCCTGGCCATGCTTATTATAAGAGTGGGCCGTCAGCAGGAAAGATATCTGGGGATGTACCGCCACGTCCTGAATGCGCCGTAAAGTGGCGTGAGACCATATTGAATCAGCTTACTCATGTTGAGTTGACGGTTGTACTAGGTGCTTATGCCCAAAAATATCATTTAGGACGTTCAGGCAATCTCACAGAACAGGTTAAAGCGTGGCAGTATTGGTTGGAACAGGGAATATTGGTTTTACCTCACCCTAGTCCTCGAAATAATCGCTGGTTGAAGCAAAACCCTTGGTTTGAAGCTGAGGTTTTGCCAGCGCTCAAACAACGGGTTAACGCGTTACTTCAAGTTCCCGCGTCATAA